One window of the Paenibacillus beijingensis genome contains the following:
- a CDS encoding PLP-dependent aminotransferase family protein, with amino-acid sequence MYFEIQRNAEISLSKQIYLSIVDQIRSGFLQEGMQLPSVRDLSKQLEVSLVTVVKAYNELEQDGFINSVQGKGTFVNAERKAAADTQTEALPFNWQLSVQNYLPRSQFARFHHVPEKIHLSSSMVDPGLLLNRPLEREIQQILSENPKIFSQYGEIQGDSQLRNAMYEYLKKAEVPAEPDNLLVTNGSQQGIDLIARTFIGPGDVVVMEAPTYPGAIDVFRGRGATILTVPVDHSGMRVDILQHLCDKHKPKIIYTIPTFHNPTGVVMTSKRRRQILDLAQSIQSIIIEDDPWSEVYFNKKPPAAIKSMDHYGHVIYLKGLSKTLAPGCRIGILAASGSIFNRLLAAKANADLGSPLLTQKILLPFIQSKKMTDHMKKLRTALRIRRDLVLDLLSQHSPDGVSWVIPEGGLNLWISLPSWIDTNLLLLEAKKQHLSFLPGSACYPVEQENHHLRLSYSYMSEQQLHQGVTTLCSILHSEISSKKLHDHSPYF; translated from the coding sequence ATGTACTTTGAAATTCAACGCAATGCTGAAATTTCACTTTCCAAGCAAATATATCTCTCTATAGTTGACCAAATCCGATCAGGATTTCTGCAAGAAGGAATGCAATTACCTTCCGTACGCGATCTTTCGAAACAGCTTGAAGTGAGTTTGGTTACCGTCGTGAAGGCATACAACGAATTGGAACAAGACGGTTTTATTAACTCCGTTCAAGGAAAAGGAACATTCGTCAATGCGGAACGAAAAGCGGCAGCGGATACACAAACGGAGGCTCTTCCATTTAATTGGCAGCTATCTGTTCAAAATTATTTACCTCGATCCCAGTTTGCCCGTTTTCATCATGTCCCGGAAAAAATTCACCTCTCGTCCTCCATGGTTGATCCCGGACTTCTCCTTAATCGACCTCTGGAGCGGGAGATTCAGCAAATTCTTTCCGAAAACCCAAAAATTTTTTCTCAATATGGAGAGATTCAAGGGGATTCACAACTTAGAAATGCAATGTATGAGTATTTAAAAAAAGCTGAAGTTCCTGCTGAACCGGATAACCTATTAGTTACGAATGGTTCACAGCAAGGAATCGATCTTATTGCCCGTACCTTTATCGGACCAGGTGATGTAGTGGTGATGGAAGCCCCCACTTATCCGGGAGCGATTGATGTTTTTCGGGGGAGAGGGGCTACAATACTCACCGTGCCTGTTGATCATAGCGGGATGCGAGTAGATATTCTTCAACATTTATGCGACAAGCATAAACCAAAAATTATTTATACCATTCCTACTTTTCATAATCCGACAGGTGTTGTTATGACTTCCAAACGCCGCAGGCAGATTCTTGATCTGGCTCAAAGCATCCAAAGCATTATTATTGAGGACGATCCATGGAGTGAAGTTTATTTTAATAAAAAACCGCCGGCTGCCATTAAAAGTATGGATCATTACGGTCATGTCATCTACTTGAAGGGTTTAAGCAAAACACTTGCGCCAGGCTGCAGAATCGGAATATTAGCCGCTTCCGGTTCCATATTCAATCGTCTATTGGCAGCCAAGGCAAATGCTGATTTAGGAAGTCCTTTGCTTACACAAAAAATACTATTGCCGTTTATCCAATCTAAAAAAATGACCGATCATATGAAAAAACTAAGAACGGCTCTGAGGATAAGACGCGATTTGGTTCTTGATTTACTTTCACAACATTCGCCTGACGGCGTATCATGGGTAATCCCGGAGGGGGGATTAAACCTATGGATCAGTCTTCCTTCTTGGATCGATACTAATCTCCTCTTATTGGAAGCGAAAAAGCAGCATCTATCCTTTTTACCCGGGTCGGCATGTTATCCTGTCGAGCAAGAAAATCATCATTTACGATTGAGTTACTCTTACATGAGCGAGCAACAATTGCACCAAGGAGTTACAACATTATGCAGCATACTCCATTCCGAAATATCGTCAAAAAAATTGCATGACCACTCGCCCTATTTTTGA